From a region of the Seleniivibrio woodruffii genome:
- the pstA gene encoding phosphate ABC transporter permease PstA: protein MDNKELRRQKRIRQRYRGEILFRILAVSAIVVAASFLVFFMTDIIRTGYTAAKQTVIQTEVTYSADSMEVPQMAVTEEMELLVSRGFLRLIPMQMEENPKLMNTVKTEWVLADSEVDQYMKGKPNRLSEDDIALVDTLKKEGKAKLVFNKWFFSNGDSKLPEMAGLASAVVGSLYVLFLTILFSAPIGVMTAIYLEEFAPDNWFTRIIEVNINNLAAIPSIIFGLLGLAIFINLFGVPRSSALAGGLTLSLMSLPVIIISTRAALSSVPDTIRQAAQGVGASPWQVVWHHILPLSLPGIMTGAIISMARAIGETAPLLIVGMLAYIPSAPKTMTEAATVLPAQIYTWSGDSLKAYTERTALCIIVLLTVLLVLNATAVLLRNKYERKW from the coding sequence ATGGATAATAAAGAATTAAGACGTCAGAAAAGAATAAGACAGAGATACAGAGGCGAGATCCTCTTCCGTATTCTGGCTGTTTCGGCAATCGTGGTTGCGGCATCGTTCCTTGTGTTCTTCATGACGGATATAATCCGCACAGGCTACACAGCAGCAAAACAGACAGTCATTCAGACAGAGGTGACATACAGCGCCGATTCAATGGAAGTTCCGCAGATGGCGGTCACAGAGGAGATGGAGCTTCTCGTCAGCCGCGGTTTCCTCCGCCTCATCCCGATGCAGATGGAAGAGAACCCCAAGCTGATGAACACCGTCAAAACCGAATGGGTTCTGGCGGATTCCGAGGTTGACCAGTATATGAAAGGCAAGCCAAACAGGCTTTCCGAAGATGACATAGCACTTGTGGACACCCTTAAAAAAGAGGGCAAGGCCAAGCTGGTGTTCAACAAGTGGTTCTTCTCCAACGGAGACTCCAAACTGCCCGAAATGGCGGGTCTCGCTTCCGCCGTGGTCGGTTCGCTTTATGTGCTCTTCCTGACCATACTCTTTTCGGCTCCTATCGGGGTCATGACGGCTATCTATCTTGAAGAGTTCGCTCCGGACAACTGGTTCACACGCATAATTGAGGTTAATATCAACAACCTTGCGGCCATACCTTCGATAATCTTCGGTCTTCTGGGTCTGGCAATATTCATAAACCTTTTCGGTGTACCCCGTTCTTCCGCACTGGCGGGCGGTCTCACCCTTTCGCTTATGTCACTTCCCGTTATCATCATAAGCACACGTGCGGCTCTCTCTTCCGTGCCCGACACAATACGTCAGGCGGCTCAAGGTGTTGGCGCATCACCCTGGCAGGTGGTTTGGCACCATATCCTTCCTTTAAGTTTGCCAGGAATCATGACAGGAGCTATTATAAGTATGGCAAGAGCCATTGGAGAAACCGCTCCTCTGCTCATTGTGGGTATGCTTGCATACATCCCGTCAGCACCCAAAACAATGACCGAGGCTGCAACAGTGCTCCCGGCACAAATATACACATGGTCGGGCGACTCGCTGAAAGCCTACACCGAAAGAACCGCACTTTGCATCATAGTACTGCTTACGGTTCTTCTGGTGCTTAACGCTACCGCAGTGCTTTTAAGAAATAAATACGAACGTAAATGGTAA
- a CDS encoding DMT family transporter, whose amino-acid sequence MQQKFREYFADSSLLFISLIWGSTFIVIKQTVELFEPITFVGLRFSLALAIMMVFCYFRRELFSIPLLKDGIKLGFTLFLVFTFQTLALKYATATEVGFLTGTYVLFVPILSAVFLKKNPHLFSWIGVLLSAAGMLMITVADSINLSGGQILALANAFFIGVQIILTDKYSRKYDAMLLTTVQIGVVAVMSMLYSLMFENPDFSQLKHPFVFWSLLFNATVATVFCFFIQTAMQKYTTPTKAAIMFTMEPISSAFFSFFIGGEVLKLKQYMGAAFIVIAILVAELGTYFRLRRKQP is encoded by the coding sequence ATGCAGCAGAAGTTCAGAGAGTATTTTGCGGACAGCTCACTCCTTTTCATATCACTGATATGGGGCAGTACGTTCATTGTTATAAAGCAGACGGTGGAGCTTTTCGAACCCATCACATTCGTGGGTCTGCGTTTCTCCCTCGCACTGGCTATCATGATGGTTTTCTGCTATTTCAGGCGTGAGCTTTTCAGCATTCCCCTGCTGAAAGACGGCATAAAATTGGGATTCACACTGTTTCTGGTGTTCACCTTCCAGACCCTCGCCCTTAAATATGCAACAGCCACCGAAGTGGGCTTCCTGACCGGTACATACGTTCTGTTCGTGCCGATCCTCTCTGCTGTGTTTCTGAAAAAGAATCCTCACCTGTTCTCATGGATAGGAGTTCTGCTCTCCGCAGCCGGAATGCTGATGATAACCGTTGCCGACAGCATAAACCTGTCAGGCGGGCAGATTCTGGCTCTGGCAAACGCATTTTTTATCGGCGTTCAGATAATCCTTACCGACAAATATTCCAGAAAATATGACGCAATGCTTCTGACAACAGTCCAGATAGGCGTTGTGGCAGTTATGTCCATGCTCTATTCGCTGATGTTTGAAAACCCTGATTTCAGCCAGCTTAAGCACCCTTTCGTCTTCTGGTCGCTCCTTTTTAACGCCACAGTGGCCACAGTTTTCTGTTTTTTCATCCAGACTGCGATGCAGAAGTACACAACCCCCACAAAAGCGGCAATAATGTTCACCATGGAGCCGATTTCCTCGGCATTCTTCAGCTTTTTCATCGGCGGCGAGGTTTTAAAGCTGAAACAGTATATGGGAGCGGCGTTTATCGTCATTGCAATTCTGGTTGCCGAGCTGGGAACCTATTTCAGACTCAGGCGTAAACAGCCCTGA
- the pstC gene encoding phosphate ABC transporter permease subunit PstC, translating to MLKILLYFLIGVLPLCYAAFYIGRKKARTGELESGERFHSRPAHYGWYSVIWMAVPSLVISFAFTIIGSTKIFKVPFTMHLTTILLIAAFGLWYSQKKIAKNLKARNFIEKTIKVTLIAASLVSILTTIGIVFSILFESMKFFSQVSFWNFITGTEWDPDTAFLQGAGRDAAHAAEAKFGSVPIFAGTLMITLIALAVAVPIGLFSAIFMSEYASSRVRGWVKPVLEILAGIPSVVYGFFAAITVSPLIVHAANFFGLQADYTNALTPGLVMGIMIIPFVSSLSDDVINAIPQNMREGSLALGMTRSETMKHVLLPAAMPGIISSVLLAFSRAIGETMIVVMAAGLQPKLSANPLDGMTTVTVKIVDALTGDQSFDSLETLSAFGLSFVLLIITLILNIVSSVIIRKFRKQYV from the coding sequence ATGCTCAAAATTCTTTTATACTTTCTCATCGGTGTGCTGCCCCTCTGCTACGCCGCTTTTTACATTGGGCGTAAAAAAGCCAGAACGGGCGAGCTTGAATCGGGAGAAAGGTTTCACTCCAGACCCGCTCACTACGGGTGGTACAGCGTAATCTGGATGGCTGTTCCCTCATTGGTAATCTCTTTTGCCTTCACCATTATCGGTTCCACTAAAATATTCAAAGTCCCTTTCACAATGCATTTGACAACAATCCTGCTCATTGCGGCTTTTGGCCTGTGGTATTCGCAGAAAAAGATAGCCAAAAACCTCAAGGCAAGGAATTTTATAGAGAAGACAATCAAGGTGACGCTCATAGCCGCATCCCTTGTTTCAATATTAACCACAATAGGGATTGTGTTCTCAATCCTTTTCGAGTCTATGAAGTTCTTCTCTCAGGTGAGCTTCTGGAACTTCATAACAGGCACAGAGTGGGATCCTGACACTGCATTCCTTCAGGGAGCAGGCAGAGACGCAGCCCACGCCGCAGAGGCGAAGTTCGGTTCTGTTCCGATATTTGCCGGAACCCTGATGATAACCCTTATCGCTCTTGCAGTGGCGGTGCCGATAGGTCTTTTTTCCGCTATTTTCATGAGCGAATACGCATCGTCAAGGGTCAGAGGCTGGGTGAAGCCTGTCCTTGAGATTCTTGCGGGCATCCCTTCGGTGGTATACGGTTTCTTCGCCGCAATCACTGTCAGCCCGCTCATCGTTCATGCGGCAAACTTTTTCGGACTTCAGGCGGACTACACAAACGCCCTCACCCCCGGACTCGTCATGGGCATCATGATAATCCCGTTCGTATCGTCCCTTTCCGACGACGTTATAAACGCCATCCCTCAGAACATGAGAGAAGGCTCCCTTGCACTGGGAATGACCCGCTCAGAGACAATGAAGCACGTTCTGCTGCCTGCGGCAATGCCCGGCATCATCTCTTCTGTGCTTCTGGCCTTTTCAAGGGCAATAGGCGAAACAATGATCGTGGTGATGGCGGCAGGACTTCAGCCGAAACTCTCCGCAAACCCTCTGGACGGAATGACCACAGTAACGGTAAAGATTGTCGATGCGCTCACAGGCGACCAGTCGTTCGACAGCCTTGAAACGCTTTCGGCATTCGGTCTCAGCTTTGTACTTCTGATAATCACCCTGATACTGAACATCGTCTCCAGCGTCATCATCAGAAAATTCCGCAAACAATACGTATAG
- a CDS encoding methyl-accepting chemotaxis protein, producing MTLNIKNMRIKTKTLILFAICILFSITVTGWSVISTIETQLFRQIETLLTFQANSLKDRLKGFDELSAKLAESNRGDISMILENELASVNDTAERISGAYTIAGEDFESIKFRIMDIIDKKRIGKSGFTFAIDADGFMTVMPNVKLENEDSLSGVLKGRSDVSVIKSRMGDNLYALCSWSDKYQWLLCAALPEKEASSGSIYIDNYAKKSFENMVMTQKIGKTGSYFVIDMKGKVLLHPDKKMAGKDLSKESYVKEMLKKKQGSVTYSQNGQRHLASYAYIDPLNCILVGGAPAGELIGGIIGSIVLKFAVIAVLVIVAASVFMNILFKSNISQPINRLGGYLEEVASGDLTSRYDINRRDEIGEMGEHVNNMVENFSTTLNDVSYAADDVSRHSNELLQSSTVLSEAIKTQSERTAKVEQAVREILISFTNITENIESVSSEVMMIRSSAASGQNTLEKTVSGISTLTATVMNTSKNMDSLGSSSTHITEILKVITDIAEQTNLLALNAAIEAARAGEHGRGFAVVADEVRKLAERTRSATEEISGMTENIRRQVDVSVNDFEKGAKLAREGEEMVTGLKDALEEIINGVISVSDRIQSISSAMEQQNRSSREISENSATIASFSKKNAQIAQSNSSQADILNGLAESLGRAVQKFRLNNRV from the coding sequence ATGACCTTAAACATTAAAAATATGAGGATAAAAACAAAAACCCTCATACTCTTCGCAATCTGTATTCTTTTCAGCATAACCGTTACGGGCTGGTCGGTGATAAGCACCATTGAGACACAGCTTTTCAGGCAGATAGAGACCCTGCTGACCTTTCAGGCAAACTCCTTAAAAGACAGACTGAAAGGGTTTGACGAGCTTTCGGCAAAACTGGCGGAGAGCAACAGGGGCGACATCAGCATGATACTTGAGAACGAGCTTGCCTCGGTCAACGACACTGCTGAGCGGATATCCGGTGCATACACCATTGCCGGAGAGGATTTTGAATCAATAAAATTCAGGATAATGGATATCATAGACAAAAAGCGCATAGGCAAATCAGGCTTCACATTTGCCATAGATGCCGACGGTTTTATGACAGTAATGCCAAACGTTAAACTGGAGAATGAAGACTCACTGTCGGGCGTTCTGAAAGGCAGGAGCGATGTTTCGGTGATAAAATCACGCATGGGTGATAACCTGTATGCCCTTTGCAGCTGGAGCGATAAATACCAGTGGCTCCTTTGTGCCGCCCTGCCGGAGAAGGAGGCCTCCTCCGGTTCTATCTACATCGACAATTACGCAAAAAAATCATTCGAAAACATGGTCATGACCCAGAAGATAGGCAAAACAGGATCATACTTCGTAATAGACATGAAAGGGAAAGTGCTTCTGCATCCTGACAAAAAGATGGCGGGCAAAGACCTTTCAAAAGAGAGCTATGTAAAAGAGATGCTGAAAAAGAAGCAGGGCTCGGTTACATACAGCCAGAACGGCCAGAGACATCTGGCAAGCTATGCCTACATAGACCCGCTGAACTGCATTCTGGTGGGCGGCGCACCTGCGGGTGAGCTTATCGGCGGAATAATCGGCAGCATCGTTCTGAAATTCGCCGTAATAGCCGTTCTGGTTATCGTTGCGGCATCTGTATTCATGAACATTCTCTTCAAAAGCAACATCTCACAGCCCATAAACAGGCTTGGAGGCTATCTGGAAGAGGTGGCATCCGGCGACCTGACATCCCGATATGACATAAACCGAAGGGACGAGATAGGCGAGATGGGCGAACACGTCAACAACATGGTTGAGAACTTCAGCACAACGCTGAACGATGTCAGCTATGCGGCGGACGACGTAAGCAGACATTCAAACGAGCTTCTGCAATCCAGCACTGTCCTCTCGGAGGCCATAAAGACCCAGTCCGAAAGAACCGCCAAGGTCGAACAGGCTGTGCGTGAGATACTTATATCGTTCACCAACATAACGGAGAACATAGAAAGCGTCAGCAGCGAGGTCATGATGATAAGAAGCAGTGCGGCAAGCGGTCAGAACACACTGGAAAAGACCGTCTCAGGCATCAGCACCCTGACAGCCACAGTAATGAACACATCGAAGAACATGGACAGTCTGGGCAGTTCGTCCACACACATAACGGAGATTCTGAAGGTCATAACCGACATTGCCGAGCAGACAAACCTCCTTGCGCTCAATGCCGCAATTGAGGCCGCAAGAGCCGGAGAACACGGCAGAGGGTTCGCCGTTGTTGCGGATGAGGTTCGCAAGCTGGCGGAAAGAACCAGAAGCGCAACGGAGGAGATATCCGGCATGACAGAGAACATCCGCAGACAGGTTGACGTGTCTGTAAATGACTTTGAAAAAGGCGCAAAACTCGCCAGAGAGGGAGAGGAGATGGTGACAGGGCTGAAAGACGCTCTGGAAGAGATAATAAACGGCGTGATAAGCGTCTCCGACCGCATCCAGTCCATATCCTCCGCAATGGAACAGCAGAACAGGTCCAGCCGTGAGATATCAGAAAACTCGGCCACCATAGCATCCTTCTCCAAAAAGAACGCACAGATAGCCCAGTCAAACAGCAGTCAGGCGGACATTCTGAACGGACTTGCAGAAAGCCTCGGCCGTGCCGTGCAAAAATTCAGGTTGAATAACAGAGTTTAG
- the pstB gene encoding phosphate ABC transporter ATP-binding protein PstB → MKNIKMKSENLNFYYGDFKALKDINLTFPERKVTALIGPSGCGKSTYLRCFNRMNDLIKGIRVEGGIFLDDQEIHDSKLDVVELRRRVGMVFQKPNPFPKTIYENIAYAPRIHGLVSKGSEMDDLVEGSLRKAGLWEEVKDRLRSQATELSGGQQQRLCIARALAMEPEVLLMDEPASALDPIATQKIEELIYELKERLTVIIVTHNMQQAARVSDYTAFFYMGELIEVGDTSTIFTNPTVKKTEDYITGRFG, encoded by the coding sequence ATGAAAAACATTAAAATGAAGTCTGAAAATCTCAACTTTTACTACGGAGACTTCAAAGCATTAAAGGATATAAACCTTACTTTCCCCGAAAGAAAGGTGACGGCACTTATAGGCCCCTCGGGATGCGGAAAATCCACTTATCTCAGATGCTTCAACAGAATGAACGACCTTATCAAAGGCATCCGTGTCGAGGGCGGAATATTCCTTGACGATCAGGAGATCCACGACTCCAAACTGGACGTGGTGGAACTGCGCCGCAGAGTGGGAATGGTCTTCCAGAAGCCCAACCCCTTTCCCAAAACCATCTACGAAAACATTGCCTATGCACCCAGAATCCACGGTCTTGTTTCAAAAGGCAGTGAGATGGACGACCTCGTAGAGGGCTCACTCAGAAAGGCAGGCCTCTGGGAAGAGGTTAAGGACAGGCTCAGGTCTCAGGCGACAGAACTTTCAGGCGGTCAGCAGCAGAGGCTCTGCATAGCCCGTGCTCTGGCAATGGAACCCGAAGTGCTCCTTATGGACGAACCCGCATCGGCTCTTGACCCCATCGCAACCCAGAAGATCGAGGAGCTGATATACGAGCTGAAAGAGAGGCTCACCGTTATCATCGTTACCCACAACATGCAGCAGGCTGCAAGGGTTTCCGACTACACGGCGTTCTTTTACATGGGCGAGCTTATCGAAGTGGGCGACACCAGCACCATCTTCACAAACCCCACTGTAAAAAAGACAGAGGACTATATCACCGGACGTTTCGGTTAA